One window from the genome of Nicotiana sylvestris chromosome 9, ASM39365v2, whole genome shotgun sequence encodes:
- the LOC104218712 gene encoding syntaxin-71-like: MSVIDILTRVDSICKKYDRYDIDKQKDSNISGDDAFARLYAAVDADIEAALQKAETASKEKNRASAVAINAEIRRTKARLVEEVPKLQRLAMKKVKGLSSEEFAARNDLVLALPDRINAIPDGAAAAPKQSGGWGGSGSRAEIKFDSDGRFDNEYFQQTEESSQFRQEYEMRKMKQDQGLEVISEGLDTLKNMASDMNEELDRQVPLMDEIDTKIDKASSDLKNTNVRLKDTVNQLRSSRNFCIDIILLIIILGIAAYLYNVLKK; encoded by the exons ATGAGTGTAATCGACATTCTTACTCGCGTCGATTCAATTTGCAAGAAATACGACAGGTACGACATCGATAAGCAGAAAGATTCAAACATCTCCGGCGACGATGCGTTCGCTCGCCTTTACGCCGCCGTCGATGCCGACATTGAAGCTGCTCTTCAG AAAGCAGAGACAGCTTCGAAGGAGAAAAATAGAGCGTCTGCTGTGGCGATCAATGCGGAGATTCGAAGAACTAAGGCTAGATTAGTAGAGGAGGTTCCTAAATTGCAGAGACTGGCTATGAAGAAG GTTAAGGGGCTTTCAAGTGAAGAATTTGCTGCACGTAATGATTTGGTGCTTGCATTACCTGATAGGATAAATGCAATTCCCGATGGTGCAGCAGCTGCACCCAAACAATCAGGAGGATGGGGAGGTTCAGGTTCTCGTGCAGAAATTAAATTTGATTCAG ATGGACGTTTTGACAATGAGTACTTTCAACAAACTGAAGAATCAAGTCAATTCCGACAAGAGTATGAAATGCGCAAAATGAAACAG GACCAAGGTTTGGAGGTCATATCAGAAGGTCTGGATACTTTGAAAAACATGGCCAGTGATATGAATGAG GAGTTGGATAGGCAAGTCCCTCTGATGGATGAGATTGACACTAAG ATCGACAAGGCTTCATCTGACCTTAAGAACACAAATGTTAGGCTTAAGGACACAGTTAACCAG CTGAGATCTAGTCGAAACTTCTGCATTGACATCATTTTACTGATCATAATTCTCGGAATTGCAGCCTATTTGTATAA TGTATTGAAGAAGTAA